A window of the Aquimarina spinulae genome harbors these coding sequences:
- a CDS encoding glycosyltransferase family 2 protein, giving the protein MNISVVIPLLNEQESLNELYNWIAKVMQSNSFSYEIIFIDDGSTDGSWNTISALSTKDPNVKGIRFLKNFGKSQALHSGFKEAQGNVVITMDADLQDNPEEIPELYDMITKEGYDLISGWKKKRYDSVIAKNLPSKLFNAAARKTSGVKLHDFNCGLKAYKNIVIKNIDVHGEMHRYIPVLAKNAGFAKIGEKVVLHQARKYGKTKFGMSRFINGFLDLITIWFMSRFGKRPMHFFGLIGTLLFIIGFCFSLYLGIDKLFIETKGRLIAQRPEFYVALTSMILGTQFFLAGFLGEIILTSKRNKERYSIAEKIHL; this is encoded by the coding sequence ATGAATATATCTGTGGTCATACCACTGCTTAATGAGCAGGAATCACTTAACGAATTATACAATTGGATTGCAAAAGTTATGCAATCCAATTCTTTTTCTTATGAAATTATCTTTATCGATGATGGTAGTACCGATGGATCATGGAATACCATCTCTGCGCTATCCACAAAAGATCCAAATGTAAAAGGAATTCGTTTTTTAAAAAACTTTGGTAAATCCCAGGCACTACACTCAGGATTCAAAGAAGCACAAGGTAATGTAGTGATCACTATGGATGCTGATTTACAGGACAATCCAGAAGAAATCCCAGAATTGTATGATATGATCACCAAAGAAGGATATGATCTTATTTCGGGATGGAAAAAGAAACGATACGATTCTGTTATTGCCAAAAATCTACCTTCAAAATTATTTAATGCAGCAGCCAGAAAAACATCTGGTGTTAAATTACATGATTTTAATTGTGGACTAAAGGCGTATAAAAATATCGTAATAAAAAACATAGATGTACATGGCGAGATGCATCGTTATATCCCGGTACTTGCCAAAAATGCCGGTTTTGCAAAAATCGGTGAGAAAGTAGTGCTACACCAAGCTCGAAAATATGGTAAAACCAAATTCGGGATGAGTCGTTTTATTAACGGTTTCCTAGATTTAATCACCATTTGGTTTATGTCGCGTTTTGGCAAAAGACCCATGCACTTTTTTGGCCTTATCGGTACCTTACTTTTTATCATAGGGTTTTGTTTTTCGTTATACCTGGGAATCGATAAACTTTTTATAGAAACCAAAGGGAGACTTATCGCACAACGCCCCGAGTTTTATGTAGCGTTAACCTCTATGATTTTAGGAACACAGTTCTTTCTGGCAGGGTTTCTAGGTGAAATTATCCTAACCAGTAAACGA
- a CDS encoding DUF4199 domain-containing protein — translation MENDKASTKKIIINYGVILGILSVLMGVVVYVMDGYAKQNWVHSVIGLAIMVGVTVYGIKAYKAANGGFLKLGEAIKIGLGIALIGGIISVIWTILLMSVIEPDIVNQMNEVQREQMIERFPDMPEEQLNQSLEMTKKFTTPYMISAFALIWSLFIGFIISLFAGLAMQKKQDLY, via the coding sequence ATGGAAAATGATAAAGCATCAACCAAGAAAATTATAATCAACTACGGAGTAATTCTGGGGATTCTCTCTGTCTTAATGGGAGTAGTAGTCTATGTTATGGATGGATATGCTAAGCAAAACTGGGTACATTCTGTTATCGGTTTAGCAATTATGGTAGGTGTTACCGTATACGGGATAAAAGCCTATAAAGCTGCTAACGGTGGATTTCTTAAACTTGGTGAAGCCATAAAAATTGGCCTGGGTATTGCTCTTATTGGTGGTATCATAAGCGTTATCTGGACGATTCTGTTAATGAGCGTTATTGAGCCGGATATTGTAAACCAAATGAATGAAGTACAGCGCGAACAAATGATCGAGCGTTTTCCTGATATGCCAGAAGAACAACTAAATCAAAGTCTGGAGATGACTAAGAAATTTACAACTCCATATATGATTTCAGCATTTGCACTAATCTGGAGTTTATTTATAGGATTTATCATTTCCCTATTTGCAGGATTAGCCATGCAAAAGAAACAAGACTTATATTAA
- a CDS encoding DUF4199 domain-containing protein — translation MEETIISTKKYIVNYGLILGFIWVTYGLIRYLTNNITTNNLILPIIELSIHISIIIYSIYIYKSANHGFLKLGQALKIGFSVALIGISIQILWDILLLKVIAPELIDQLMSLNKNQVPNEPLNENYISDKKNNFLFNISLVTFIGNSILGFLISLIGGAIMQKNRDVF, via the coding sequence ATGGAAGAAACTATTATTTCTACCAAAAAATATATTGTGAATTACGGATTAATTCTTGGATTTATATGGGTAACATATGGTCTGATTCGTTATTTAACCAATAATATAACAACCAACAACTTGATACTTCCTATTATTGAATTATCTATACATATTAGTATAATTATTTATAGTATATATATTTATAAATCTGCTAATCACGGGTTTTTAAAATTAGGTCAAGCATTAAAAATTGGGTTTAGTGTTGCCCTAATTGGTATTAGTATTCAAATACTTTGGGATATTCTTTTACTCAAAGTGATAGCTCCTGAACTCATAGATCAATTAATGAGCTTAAACAAAAATCAGGTACCAAATGAACCCTTAAATGAGAATTACATATCTGATAAAAAAAATAATTTTCTTTTTAACATATCCTTGGTAACTTTTATCGGGAATTCAATCTTAGGGTTCCTTATTTCCTTAATAGGAGGAGCTATCATGCAGAAAAACAGAGATGTTTTTTAA
- a CDS encoding type B 50S ribosomal protein L31 translates to MRKDIHPENYRLVAFKDMSNDEVFLTKSTANTKETLEVDGVEYPLVKLEISRTSHPFYTGKSKLIDTAGRIDKFKNKYAKFKK, encoded by the coding sequence ATGAGAAAAGATATTCACCCAGAAAATTATAGATTAGTTGCTTTTAAAGATATGTCTAACGATGAAGTTTTTTTAACTAAATCTACAGCCAATACTAAAGAAACTTTAGAAGTAGATGGTGTAGAGTATCCGTTAGTGAAATTAGAAATTTCAAGAACATCACATCCTTTCTATACCGGTAAGTCTAAACTTATCGATACTGCAGGACGTATTGATAAATTCAAAAACAAATATGCTAAATTCAAAAAGTAA
- a CDS encoding GlmU family protein, giving the protein MNYILFDGASRNALLPFTYTRPVAEIRIGILTIREKWEKYLGSTTSTVTEEYLSEKFPMVELAENIMINASYLPSEQLVSVIKNLKPEQAIFCDDEPIAFYVKEDQEVDFEAYEIIAYDTDVFTVQHTWDIFSKNEQAITDDFKLLTLGRESQPIPESNNCIAPENIFIEEGAKLEFTMLNASKGPIYIGKDAEIMEGSMIRGPFALCDRAVVKMGAKIYGGTTIGVHSKVGGEINNSVIFGCSNKGHDGYMGNSVIGEWCNLGADTNTSNLKNNYAEVRLWNYEAESFTKTGLRFCGLMMGDHSKCGINTMFNTGTVVGVNANIFGTGFSRNFVPSYSWGGSAGFTTYLTKKAFEVANVVMSRRKVEFTKQEEQILEQIFEDTRQWRKSYEK; this is encoded by the coding sequence ATGAATTATATTCTTTTTGACGGTGCTTCACGTAATGCGTTATTGCCATTTACTTATACACGACCAGTTGCCGAGATTAGGATTGGGATATTAACCATTCGCGAGAAATGGGAGAAATATTTGGGATCTACTACTTCTACAGTAACAGAAGAATACCTAAGTGAAAAATTTCCTATGGTAGAGTTAGCAGAGAATATAATGATCAATGCTTCTTATTTGCCATCAGAACAATTGGTATCAGTAATCAAAAACCTGAAACCCGAACAGGCTATTTTTTGCGATGATGAACCTATCGCTTTTTATGTTAAAGAGGATCAGGAGGTAGATTTTGAGGCCTATGAGATAATAGCATATGATACCGATGTGTTTACGGTACAGCACACCTGGGATATTTTTTCAAAAAATGAACAAGCAATTACTGATGATTTTAAGCTGCTAACACTGGGTAGAGAGAGTCAGCCTATTCCTGAAAGTAATAATTGTATTGCTCCCGAAAATATTTTTATTGAAGAAGGAGCAAAACTCGAATTTACAATGCTTAATGCTAGTAAAGGGCCAATATATATAGGGAAAGATGCTGAAATCATGGAAGGCAGTATGATTAGAGGGCCTTTTGCGCTTTGTGATCGTGCTGTGGTAAAGATGGGAGCAAAGATTTATGGAGGCACTACTATTGGAGTGCATTCTAAGGTAGGAGGAGAGATCAATAACTCGGTAATATTTGGATGCTCTAATAAAGGGCATGATGGATATATGGGAAATTCTGTAATAGGAGAATGGTGTAATCTGGGAGCAGATACGAATACCTCTAACCTTAAAAATAATTATGCCGAAGTTCGTTTATGGAATTATGAAGCCGAAAGCTTTACAAAGACAGGATTGCGATTCTGCGGCTTAATGATGGGAGATCACTCTAAATGTGGTATCAATACCATGTTTAATACAGGGACTGTTGTGGGAGTAAATGCCAATATTTTCGGTACAGGTTTCTCTCGTAATTTTGTGCCTAGCTATAGCTGGGGAGGAAGTGCAGGTTTTACCACTTATTTAACCAAAAAAGCTTTTGAAGTGGCTAATGTAGTCATGTCTAGAAGAAAAGTTGAGTTCACAAAACAAGAAGAGCAGATTCTGGAACAGATTTTTGAAGATACCAGGCAGTGGCGAAAGAGTTATGAGAAGTAA
- a CDS encoding ABC transporter substrate-binding protein produces MIRYLTIAYILLTLISCRDSSQENRDHLVFRYNQYENISSLDPAFARDVANIWSTNQLFNSLIQLDDSLHIKPDIAKRWEISEDALTYTFILRNDVKFHKHEQFKTKDSTRHVIADDFVYSFNRLVDPKVASPGNWVLKTVETYKAINDTVFEIKLKKPFPAFLGLMSMRYCSVVPKEVVSFYGNQFRANPIGTGPFKFKLWEENVKLVLRKNELYFEKDKKGKQLPYLEAVAITFLPDKQSEFLQFAKGNIDLLNSLDASYKDELLTPSGKLREKYKERINISKGSYLNSEYLGFYLDTDKKEIQSKLLRKAVNYGFDRKKMITYLKNGIGTPAIHGFIPKGIPGFNRIPGYEYDPEKARKLIETYKKQTGNDNPTIRIATDANYQSICEFIQRELEKVGLNIIVDVMPSSTIRQKKWKGKLESFRASWIADYPDAENFLSPYYSKNFTPHGPNYTHFKNETFDRLYEESFLITDIKIREQHYAKMDSIIIANAPIVPLYYDQVVRFTQKNVKGLTNNPQNFLVLKRVWKERIK; encoded by the coding sequence ATAATTCGCTATTTAACAATAGCTTATATTTTACTTACTCTCATATCCTGTAGAGATTCTTCTCAAGAAAACAGAGATCATTTGGTATTTCGGTATAATCAATATGAAAATATAAGCTCATTAGATCCGGCATTTGCCAGAGATGTTGCTAATATCTGGTCTACAAATCAGTTGTTTAACAGTTTAATACAATTAGATGATTCTTTACATATTAAACCGGATATTGCAAAAAGATGGGAAATTTCTGAAGATGCTCTTACCTATACTTTTATACTTCGAAATGATGTAAAATTTCATAAGCACGAACAATTTAAGACCAAAGACAGCACCCGACATGTTATTGCAGATGATTTTGTGTATAGCTTTAATAGATTGGTTGATCCCAAAGTAGCATCGCCCGGTAATTGGGTTCTAAAGACTGTAGAGACCTACAAAGCTATTAATGATACTGTTTTTGAAATCAAACTAAAAAAACCTTTTCCTGCATTTTTAGGATTGATGAGTATGCGGTATTGCTCTGTGGTTCCTAAAGAAGTGGTATCGTTTTATGGTAATCAATTTAGAGCCAACCCTATTGGTACTGGTCCATTTAAATTTAAATTATGGGAAGAAAACGTCAAGCTCGTTTTGCGTAAAAATGAATTGTATTTTGAAAAGGACAAAAAAGGTAAACAACTCCCCTATCTCGAGGCTGTAGCCATTACCTTTTTACCCGACAAGCAAAGTGAATTTTTACAGTTTGCCAAAGGAAATATCGATTTACTAAACAGTCTGGATGCCTCATATAAAGATGAATTATTAACCCCTAGCGGAAAATTACGAGAGAAATACAAAGAACGTATCAATATAAGTAAGGGTTCTTATCTAAATTCTGAATATCTGGGTTTCTACCTCGATACAGACAAAAAAGAAATACAATCGAAACTATTAAGGAAAGCCGTTAATTATGGTTTCGACAGGAAAAAGATGATTACCTATCTAAAGAATGGTATAGGAACCCCTGCAATACACGGTTTTATCCCAAAAGGTATTCCCGGGTTTAATAGGATTCCCGGATATGAGTATGATCCCGAAAAAGCTCGTAAGTTGATCGAAACGTATAAAAAGCAAACTGGAAATGACAACCCAACCATACGAATTGCTACAGATGCAAATTACCAAAGCATTTGTGAGTTTATACAAAGAGAGCTCGAAAAAGTTGGATTAAACATTATTGTAGATGTAATGCCTTCTTCGACGATACGCCAAAAGAAATGGAAAGGGAAATTAGAATCTTTTCGTGCCAGCTGGATTGCAGATTACCCTGATGCCGAAAATTTTCTATCGCCATATTATAGTAAAAACTTTACTCCTCATGGCCCTAACTACACACATTTCAAAAATGAAACTTTTGATCGCTTATACGAAGAAAGCTTCTTGATAACCGATATCAAAATAAGAGAGCAGCACTATGCAAAAATGGATTCTATCATTATTGCGAATGCTCCTATCGTTCCTCTATATTATGATCAGGTAGTTCGATTTACTCAAAAAAATGTAAAAGGACTCACCAATAATCCTCAAAATTTCCTGGTACTAAAACGAGTTTGGAAAGAGCGCATTAAATAA
- the mtaB gene encoding tRNA (N(6)-L-threonylcarbamoyladenosine(37)-C(2))-methylthiotransferase MtaB, with translation MRKKVAFYTLGCKLNFSETSTIARDFTNEGFDRVDFSENADIYVINTCSVTENADKRFKTIVKQAQKVNPDAFVAAVGCYAQLKPEELASVDGVDLVLGATEKFKITDYINDLSKNDFGEVHSCEIEEADFYVGSYSIGDRTRAFLKVQDGCDYKCTYCTIPLARGISRSDTLQNVLKNAKEISEKGIKEIVLTGVNIGDYGKGEYGNKKHEHTFFELVQALDKVEGIERLRISSIEPNLLKNETIDFVSGSRTFVPHFHIPLQSGNDDILKLMRRRYLSDLYVNRVQKIKEVMPHACIGVDVIVGFPGETDDHFLDTYNFLSRLEISYLHVFTYSERDNTVAAALDGVVSADVRKKRSKMLRGLSAKKRRAFYEGQLGTERTVLFESENKEGYIHGFTENYVKVKMPWNPLYVNTLHKVKLTTIDEDGMVRFDFVA, from the coding sequence ATGAGAAAAAAAGTTGCTTTTTATACTTTAGGTTGTAAACTGAATTTTTCAGAAACCTCTACAATAGCAAGAGATTTTACAAATGAAGGCTTTGATCGTGTAGATTTTTCTGAGAATGCAGATATCTATGTAATTAATACATGTTCTGTTACCGAAAATGCAGATAAACGATTTAAAACCATAGTGAAACAAGCGCAAAAGGTAAACCCCGATGCTTTTGTAGCTGCTGTGGGATGCTATGCCCAGTTAAAACCAGAAGAATTAGCTTCTGTTGATGGTGTAGATTTGGTTTTGGGGGCTACAGAGAAATTTAAGATTACCGATTATATTAATGATCTCTCTAAGAATGATTTTGGAGAAGTACATTCTTGCGAAATCGAAGAAGCCGATTTTTATGTGGGTAGCTACTCTATAGGAGATCGAACCCGTGCATTCTTAAAAGTGCAGGACGGTTGTGATTATAAATGTACTTATTGTACAATCCCACTTGCCAGAGGAATTTCGCGAAGTGATACCCTACAGAATGTATTAAAAAATGCTAAAGAGATTTCTGAAAAAGGAATTAAAGAGATTGTGCTTACCGGAGTTAATATAGGAGATTACGGTAAAGGTGAGTATGGAAATAAGAAACATGAACATACATTTTTCGAACTCGTACAGGCATTAGATAAAGTTGAGGGTATAGAACGATTACGAATTTCGTCTATAGAACCCAATTTACTTAAAAATGAAACCATAGATTTTGTGTCGGGTTCGAGGACTTTTGTGCCACATTTTCATATTCCTTTACAATCTGGGAATGATGATATATTAAAACTGATGCGCCGCAGATATCTTAGTGACTTATATGTTAATAGGGTACAAAAAATTAAAGAAGTAATGCCTCACGCATGTATTGGGGTAGATGTTATTGTTGGTTTTCCTGGTGAGACCGATGATCATTTTTTAGACACTTATAACTTTTTATCTCGATTAGAGATCTCATATTTACATGTATTTACCTATTCTGAAAGAGATAATACCGTAGCGGCAGCTTTGGATGGTGTGGTTTCTGCTGATGTTAGAAAGAAAAGAAGTAAAATGTTACGGGGATTATCTGCAAAGAAAAGAAGAGCATTTTATGAAGGCCAGCTAGGAACCGAAAGAACAGTTCTGTTTGAATCTGAAAATAAAGAGGGGTATATACATGGTTTTACCGAAAATTATGTGAAAGTAAAAATGCCATGGAATCCATTGTATGTGAATACCTTACATAAGGTGAAATTAACAACTATTGATGAAGATGGGATGGTGAGATTTGATTTTGTAGCATAA
- a CDS encoding GNAT family N-acetyltransferase, producing the protein MSAVELEIIDNEFLRQFETTIDGQKAKIEYALQERKIFLTKLIMNEEHLEKGYEQDFIIAVFNVIEERNIRLVPTSPIIAKFMRKNRRKYKDLLPVGINI; encoded by the coding sequence ATGAGTGCTGTTGAATTAGAAATTATCGACAATGAATTTCTAAGACAATTCGAAACTACAATTGACGGTCAAAAAGCAAAGATCGAATACGCGCTACAAGAAAGAAAAATATTTCTTACTAAACTTATCATGAATGAAGAACATCTTGAAAAAGGTTACGAACAAGATTTTATCATTGCAGTATTTAATGTAATTGAAGAACGCAATATTAGATTAGTACCCACTAGCCCTATTATTGCAAAATTTATGCGAAAAAACCGAAGGAAATATAAAGATTTACTTCCTGTTGGAATAAATATATAG
- a CDS encoding alpha/beta hydrolase: protein MSQEVSHVYFVPGMAADVSIFEYIKLPKDKFVTQTLPWKIPNKNESIENYAKRMCEEIEHKNCILIGVSFGGVMVQEMSKYLSLKKLVIISSVKSRFELPKRIKIARKTRAYKLLPTAIVSKIDNWEKLAFGDFAKKRAAMYQKYLSINDKRYLDWAIENMVCWNQEKTPDDLIHIHGNKDIVFPIANIKNCITVDGGTHVMIVNRARWFNKNLPEIISDNLR, encoded by the coding sequence ATGTCGCAGGAAGTTAGCCATGTTTACTTTGTTCCAGGGATGGCAGCAGATGTTTCGATATTCGAATATATTAAGCTTCCCAAGGATAAATTTGTAACACAAACCCTACCTTGGAAAATCCCGAATAAGAATGAATCTATAGAAAATTATGCTAAACGCATGTGTGAAGAAATTGAGCATAAAAACTGTATTTTGATTGGTGTATCGTTTGGAGGTGTGATGGTGCAAGAGATGAGCAAGTATTTGAGTTTAAAGAAACTTGTCATTATTTCGAGTGTTAAAAGCAGATTCGAATTACCCAAGCGAATTAAGATTGCCAGAAAGACCAGGGCTTATAAATTGTTGCCAACGGCAATAGTTTCTAAAATTGATAATTGGGAAAAATTAGCTTTTGGTGATTTTGCAAAAAAACGTGCAGCGATGTATCAAAAATATTTATCTATAAATGATAAAAGGTATTTGGATTGGGCTATAGAAAACATGGTATGTTGGAATCAGGAAAAAACACCTGATGATCTTATTCATATTCATGGTAATAAAGACATCGTTTTTCCTATCGCAAATATAAAAAATTGTATAACAGTTGATGGGGGAACTCATGTTATGATTGTAAATAGAGCAAGGTGGTTTAATAAAAATTTACCCGAAATAATTAGTGATAACTTACGTTAA
- a CDS encoding lytic transglycosylase domain-containing protein: MKTIKKFLVLLGVLFTFGILVNATQDHQPEKPLAQEILEEKLVNDYNVYAIAMPDNLNFSGELVPIENPDIRERMDRELLVNTYWQSNGLLLFKRANKYFPIIEPILKEQGVPDDFKYLAVIESSLTQAVSPARATGFWQILKGTAKEYGLEVNENVDERYHIEKSTEVACRYLKSAKEKFGSWTLAAAAYNAGRAGVNRRLEKQKVASYYDLLLGEETGRYVFRIVAVKEILSNPKKYGFNFSDEDLYTHIPTFNVLVDEPITDFTDFAEQYDINYKILKLHNPWLREARLNNHSGKEYLIKIPREGYYKTTTGQ; encoded by the coding sequence ATGAAAACAATTAAGAAATTTTTAGTTCTTCTAGGTGTGCTGTTCACCTTCGGGATTTTAGTAAACGCTACACAAGACCATCAGCCAGAAAAGCCACTAGCTCAAGAAATTCTGGAAGAAAAATTAGTAAATGATTATAATGTATATGCTATTGCAATGCCAGATAATCTTAATTTTTCGGGAGAATTAGTCCCTATAGAAAATCCAGATATAAGAGAACGAATGGATAGAGAATTGTTGGTTAACACCTACTGGCAATCTAATGGTTTACTTCTTTTTAAGAGAGCTAATAAGTATTTCCCTATTATAGAACCGATTCTTAAAGAGCAGGGTGTTCCTGATGATTTTAAATACCTGGCAGTAATAGAAAGTAGTTTAACTCAGGCAGTATCTCCTGCAAGAGCAACAGGTTTTTGGCAGATATTAAAAGGTACAGCTAAAGAATATGGACTAGAGGTAAACGAAAATGTAGATGAGCGTTATCATATTGAAAAATCTACAGAAGTAGCTTGTAGATATCTTAAAAGTGCAAAAGAAAAATTTGGCTCCTGGACTTTGGCAGCAGCAGCATATAATGCGGGTAGAGCAGGGGTTAATAGAAGGTTAGAAAAACAAAAGGTGGCTTCGTACTATGATCTTTTGTTAGGAGAAGAGACGGGAAGATATGTGTTTAGAATTGTAGCAGTAAAAGAAATATTGAGCAACCCAAAGAAATATGGTTTTAACTTTAGTGATGAAGATTTGTATACTCATATTCCTACATTTAATGTTCTGGTAGATGAACCTATTACAGATTTTACTGACTTTGCTGAGCAATATGATATCAATTATAAGATTCTAAAACTACATAATCCCTGGCTTAGAGAAGCCCGTTTAAATAATCATTCTGGTAAAGAATACCTTATAAAAATACCAAGAGAAGGATATTATAAAACGACAACCGGGCAATAA
- a CDS encoding sulfite exporter TauE/SafE family protein, giving the protein MNTSVLISLILIGLLAGFFSGTLGIGGSVIMIPLLILWVNFSQHEAQGTSLAVLAVPVTLLAAYNYYQEGFVNWKYAIIIAVTFIIGGYLGSKLAISINQALLKKIFGGVLLLVALKMIMGK; this is encoded by the coding sequence GTGAATACTTCAGTACTTATTTCGTTAATCTTAATTGGATTATTAGCAGGGTTTTTTAGTGGTACATTAGGGATAGGAGGAAGTGTAATTATGATCCCCCTTTTGATTTTGTGGGTAAATTTTTCTCAACACGAAGCACAAGGAACCAGTCTTGCAGTATTGGCAGTTCCTGTAACCTTATTAGCGGCATATAATTATTATCAGGAAGGGTTTGTAAATTGGAAATATGCAATTATAATAGCCGTAACCTTTATTATTGGGGGATATTTGGGAAGCAAACTGGCAATTTCTATAAACCAGGCATTACTAAAAAAAATCTTTGGAGGTGTATTATTACTAGTAGCCTTAAAAATGATAATGGGTAAATAG
- a CDS encoding TlpA family protein disulfide reductase, producing MKKLLVLGILSLYFSNSFAQEERQIPFSVAISAHIVKYNQKIDLAYKDKDLERAEFLFDSLVTNHLSGTYMDNFNVYPLKGDPILLRDYEKPIFLITYASWCVPGVGEIPALNDLADRFHDQIDFVVLFWDNKEKLKEKVKEYNSNIHLVHIDEKTNQDSYIINKLKHALGFPMMYFMDGNKKILDIRKIVTHHSSETLSNSYNIHFNSLSKGVSLLIADLDLNTEINNAEAEAKENEDGRTDEERNIDEEYERYKRERDSISNKKDN from the coding sequence ATGAAGAAATTATTAGTATTAGGAATACTCTCTTTATATTTTAGCAATTCCTTTGCTCAAGAAGAAAGACAAATACCATTTTCGGTTGCTATTTCGGCACATATCGTAAAATATAATCAAAAAATTGATCTTGCATATAAAGATAAAGATTTAGAACGTGCAGAATTCTTATTTGACTCCCTGGTAACCAACCACCTTAGCGGAACCTATATGGATAACTTTAATGTATATCCACTAAAAGGAGACCCTATTCTTTTAAGAGATTACGAAAAACCAATTTTTCTTATTACATATGCTTCCTGGTGTGTTCCTGGTGTTGGAGAAATTCCTGCACTAAATGATTTAGCCGATAGATTTCATGATCAGATTGATTTTGTAGTACTCTTCTGGGATAATAAAGAAAAATTAAAAGAAAAAGTAAAAGAATACAATAGTAACATTCATTTAGTTCATATTGATGAAAAGACCAATCAAGATTCATATATTATCAATAAACTAAAGCATGCATTAGGTTTTCCTATGATGTATTTTATGGATGGAAATAAAAAAATATTAGATATTAGAAAAATTGTTACTCATCACTCTAGTGAAACACTAAGTAACTCATACAACATTCACTTTAATTCGTTATCCAAAGGCGTTTCTCTTTTAATTGCTGATCTGGATTTAAATACTGAAATAAATAATGCTGAAGCTGAGGCAAAAGAAAATGAAGACGGACGTACAGATGAGGAACGAAATATTGACGAAGAATACGAAAGATATAAGCGAGAGCGAGATTCTATAAGTAACAAAAAGGATAATTAA
- a CDS encoding DUF6263 family protein: MKKPILFILVSILSITGFSQTTLQYNFNVGDSFAIRQDSEQIITQDISGGQQIITNDISAEMSFIVTKVENSLFYIEMKYQTLKMKTSSPSLGVLMDMDTSITPDSTDVQGRIFQGLINSPVTMVMQKNGKINALEGTEVLIDNMIKNAGITDPNAIKQVRISLDQQWGDNQLLGNFEQMTYIYGDNNAIVGDNWENEYTGKMKSKNKWNIASIMDESAIIAGTSEIEMENTNASATIIVSGSQKARITVNNKTGLMLEGSSEGICNGNTLISTMPDTKIPTSIKFKNNYKTIK; encoded by the coding sequence ATGAAAAAACCAATCCTTTTTATACTAGTATCAATACTGTCGATTACTGGTTTTTCGCAAACTACTTTGCAATATAATTTTAATGTTGGAGATTCTTTTGCAATTCGTCAGGATTCTGAACAAATAATTACGCAAGATATTTCTGGAGGGCAACAAATAATCACAAATGATATTAGTGCAGAGATGTCTTTTATAGTGACAAAAGTAGAAAACAGCTTGTTTTATATAGAAATGAAATATCAAACATTAAAAATGAAAACAAGTTCTCCTTCTCTAGGGGTTCTTATGGATATGGATACTTCTATAACGCCAGATTCTACAGATGTACAAGGGCGTATTTTTCAAGGGCTTATCAATTCTCCTGTTACCATGGTAATGCAAAAAAATGGTAAGATTAATGCCTTAGAAGGAACAGAAGTCCTTATCGATAATATGATTAAAAACGCTGGTATCACAGATCCTAATGCTATAAAACAAGTTCGCATTAGTTTGGATCAACAATGGGGAGACAACCAATTATTAGGTAATTTTGAGCAAATGACGTATATCTATGGGGATAATAATGCTATTGTGGGTGATAATTGGGAAAATGAGTATACCGGTAAAATGAAAAGCAAAAATAAATGGAATATTGCTTCAATTATGGATGAGAGTGCTATAATTGCAGGTACATCAGAAATAGAAATGGAAAATACGAATGCTAGCGCTACTATAATAGTATCGGGTTCTCAAAAAGCAAGGATCACAGTTAATAATAAAACGGGGCTTATGCTAGAAGGAAGCTCAGAAGGTATATGTAATGGAAATACATTAATTTCTACTATGCCAGATACCAAAATACCGACATCAATAAAATTTAAAAATAACTACAAAACAATAAAATAA